The Stigmatella ashevillena genomic sequence ACGTGTGCGTGCCGGCGGGGATGAAGTAGTTCAGCCCGCCGTTGTTGTCCCAGGTGCCGCTGCCGTTGTTGAAGACGGCCTCGAGCTGCGTGGCGGAGCCCAGGTTGAGGGTGGACTTCGCGTAGCCGGTGACCTCGGCATCGGGCATCGCCACACCCGGTGAGGAGGTCCACGTGCCGCCCGCGGGGCGGTAGTGGAGGTACGGGGTGGTGAAGCCCTTCTTGTAATAGACGGTGACGGTGTTGCCCGAGGAGGTGGTGACGGAGAGGGCGGTGCTGGCCGCGGAGGTGTTGCCCGCCGCATCGCGCGCCTTCACGGTGTAGCTGTAGGCCGTGTTCGCGGCCAGGCCACTGTCCGTATAGGTGGTGCCCGTGGACGTGCCGGCCTGTGTGCTGCCCCGAAAGATGAGGTAGCCCGTCACCCCCACATCATCCGTGGATGCTGCCCACGAGAGCGTGACGGAGGACGCCGTCTTCGAAGGCGCGGTGAGGTTGGAGGGGGCGGAGGGCGACACGGTGTCCACCACCGGGCCGCCGGGGGTGATGACGCCCGCGTTGAAGGTGGAGATGCCGGTGGGGAAGAAGTAGTTGTTGCCGTTGTTGCTGTCCCAGGTGCCACTGCCGTTGTTGAAGACGGCCTCGAGCTGCGTGGCGGTGGCCAGGTTGACGGTGTACTTCGCATAACCCGTCACCTCCGCATCCGGCATAGCGGTGCCCGGGGGCGAGGTCCACGTGCCGCCTGCGGGACGGTAGTGGAGGTACGGGGTGGCAAAGCCCTTCTTGTAATAGACGGTAGCGGTGTTGCCCGTGCTGGTGGTGATGCTTAGGGCGGCGCTGGCCGTGGAGGTGTTGCCCGCGGCATCCGCGGCCTTCACGGTGTAGCTGTAAGCGGTGCTTGGAGAGAGCGAGGAATCCGTGTAGCCCGTCCCCGTGGGGGCGGCGATCTGCGTTCCATTCCGGTACACGAAGTAGCCCGCCACGCCGTAGTTGTCGGTGGAGGCCGTCCAGCTCAGCGTCACCGAGGAGCTCGTCACCGCCGAGGCGCTCAGCCCCGTGGGCGCCGAGGGGGCGGTGGTGTCCGGCGCCTGGGTGGTGACGGAGAGCGCGGTGCTGGCGGCGGAGGTATTGCCCGCCGCATCCCGGGCCTTCACGGTGTAGCTGTACGCGGTGCTGGGGGTCAGCCCGGTGTCCGTGTAGCTCGTCGTGGTGCTCGTGCCCACTTGGGTGCCACCTCGGAAGACGAGGTAGTCCGTCACCGCCACGTTGTCCGTGGAGGCGCTCCAGGTGAGCTTCACGGAGCGGTCCGTGCGCGTGGCCACCGCGAGCCCCGTAGGGGTGGAGGGCGCGGTGGTGTCCACCATGAGGAACGGATAGGTGCCTGCCACCGAGCCGTTGACGTCCTCGATGTATTTGCCGCCCACCAGGTTGTACCGGCCGGCGCCCACGTAGACGGATTGGATCTCGCTCCGGGTGATGTTGCCCCGGCTGTCGGTCGCCTCGATGTAGTAGTCGAGGAGCTGATCGCGGTAGTTGCCGAGGTACGTGTAGTAGAGGTCGCCGATCTCTTGTGCGGGCACCTTCGCCATGACGGGCAGGTAGGCGGGCTGCCACGCGACGCCGTTGATGACCGGCTTCAGATCCCGGCGCGTCATCGGGTAGTCCACCCAGGCGCTCACGCGGGTGGTGTCGATGTTGGGCACGCCCGCGGCCTTGAGCGCCGCCGGGTCATACACCTTGGGGGTGTTGTCCGAGGCGTCGATGAGCTTGTTGGCGTGGGTGCGGATGCGGACCTTGATGTTGGACAGGCCGCTCACGTCGTAGGCATAGGTGTAGATGGCGAAGGTGTTGCTGAAGTGGTGGAGCGTCCAGCCCTCGGACTTGTCCGTGTTGGCGCTGCCGGGGTTGTAGGGCCAGCGTTGAGGCCACCATACGGAGGGGCCGGTGCGGTCCTGGACGAGCCGGTCCTGCACGTAGGGCTTGGAGAAGTAGAGCGACTGGTTGAAGGACAGCGTGGGCTTGACGTTGTCGTCCTGGTTCTCGTCGTAGTAGCCGAAGCCCGAGTCCATGGCGGGCAGGAGGAAGTACCAGGACAGCTCGGCGGGGTTGGCGCCGCCGGCCCAGTCGTTGGCCGCATCGCCCTTCACAGGGTAGGACAGCATCCACGGATTGAGCTGGTTGCCCGCGTGAGTCACCTGGCTGTCCAGGGCGGTGGTGGGCTTCCAGTGGTTGGGGTGGGCATCGAGCCAGATCTGCTCGGCGGTCTTCGCGTAGTTGAGGGCGGCCTGGAGCAGGGCGAAGTTGCGCTCCAGGTAGTGCCAGCCATGCTCCAGCGAGACGGTCATCCCTTCCTGGATGCCGCTGAGGTTCGTCTTTGGCGCCAGGTTCAAGCCGGTGGCGGAGTTGAAGGCGGGGAATTGGCCTTTCCAGATGCCGGGCGGCAGCTTCCAGTGGTGCCACTGGGGATCGCTCGAGGAGTCGCGGGTGTCCACCCAGGAGCCGTCCTGCACGTGGACCACGTCGCTGGAGACGGGCAGGTGGGCGGTCAGGTACTCGCTGATGCCCATGCACTGCACGCCCGCGGAGCAGGTGACGCTCCGGCCGTTGTACCAGGTGCTCTCCGAGCCCGCGCGGCCGCCCGAGTTGTCGCCGTCATGGGCGATGACGAAGAACTGCCGCTGGGGGACGAGCCCCTCGAAGGTCTTGAGGTTCACCACGTCGACGGTGGCCTCGCCCTCCCAGCCCTCGAGCCAGGAGCCGTTCTGGTTGACGGGGATGCCCACGACGCGCGACTCGGCGCCGGTGGCGGGGTCCACGTAGCGCACCCAGTGCGGAGTGGAAGCAAAGGGGTACTTGTTGCGGATGACCTGCTGCTCGTGCGCCATGCCCAGGCTCACCCAACTGCCCACGTTGCTGGTGTTCTGGAAGTCCGCGCGGTTGGGCGGTGACACGAGCGTGTCCGTGCCGGGGTCATTCAGGAAGGGGTAATCGCGCAGGGTGCGCGAGAAGTGGTTGTCGCCAATGACGGACCACTGGATGCCCAGCTTCGCGAGCGTGGGGATGAGGCGCTCGGAGAAGCCCAGCTCCGTGGGAAAGAAGCCCTTGGAGGACTGGAAATCTCCCCCCAGGAAGTAGGGCTGCGCCAGGGTGGTGCTCTGGTAGATGAGATCCTTGAGGAAGTACTCCGGGCCCACCAGGGGACCCATGGAGTGGTGTCCGGTGAAGTGGATGAGATCCAACGTCCGGTGGCCCGCGGGCGTGCGCAGGCTGTTGTACTTGTCCTTCCAGGGTGAGCCCCAGGACGTGTTGTCATAGCCGGACACATTCTTGAGGGTGCTCAAGTCGTGGACGTTGTTCACCACGGCGCCGGACATGGTGACGTGGACCTGCCCCGTGGAGGCGTTGGTCCTCATGTCCTGCGCGACGGCGGGCGGCCAGTACAGGTAGGCGCCTGTCTTCGCGTGGTGCGAGTAATAGGTGACCAGATCGTCGTGCGGCATCGGCGCGCCCGACGGCAGGAAATAGGTGTAGTTGGACGGAGGGCTCTTCTTCAGGTTGATGACCTGTCCGTCGTACGTGTAGCGGATGGGGCCGCCCACGGGCGTCGCGGCGTACTGCGTGACGTCGTAGTACGCCCAGAAGTTGGGCATGTGGTTGTGATAGACGTGCGCTGCTGCGGGCTGGCCCCAGGCCGGGACGGCTGGGAGGGTGGCTGCGGCCAGGGCGAGCAACACCCATTGCTTCAATCGCATCATGGAGAGTCCTTGCTGAGGGCGCCTGAGAGGGGGATCGCGCCCGCGAGCAGAGTTCTCGGCACTGGGACGAGGGTTGTTTCGGAACGGGGCAAGACAGAGGGTGCGTTACGCAGCACGTCATGACGAAAGCTGTGTTACGCAGCACGTCATGAGGGCCCTCTTGCATGGGCCCTCGTGAGGATGGACCGCCATGCACGCACTGGCCACTCGTTTCTTCGCGCGCTATCCCGCGCTCTCGCTCGCGGCGCTGGGCGCGGCCGAGAACGTGAGGGCGTTGGACCTGCGCCCCGCGGGCATTCCCGTGGAGTTCCTGCCCGCGGAGCAGCACGGAGCGCTGGCCCGGCAGTATCTGGAACTGAACCAGCTCGCGTTCGGAAAGCTGGGGCTGCCGAACTGGGTGCTGTCGGACCTGTACCTCCAACCGGGGGCGATCGGCTTGTTGCGTTGCCCGGCGAGGATGCTCAAGGAGGAGTCGCGCCAACTCCTGCGCCTGCCGGATGAGGAGCAAGTCATCGCGGCGGCCTATTACGCGGCGCCCACGTTGGTGCGGGGCCAGTTCATCGGGGTCTCATTGCTGAGCTTTCTTCCTGGGGTCCACGCCGGCGCGTGGGTGAAGGCATTGACGCTCAAGATGCTGGGCGCCCGGCGGATGCGAGGCATTGCGCAGTGGAACAACCTGAGCCTCCGGGTCCATACCCGCCTGGGGCCGCTCCGGCTGGTGGGGCATGTTCCGGGCGTGCATGACTACGTCGAGCGCAGCTTCCTGTATGAGATGGACCTCGTGGACGAGGCTCGCCAGGTGGCCGCGATGGAGCGCCGATTCATGCTGGAGCCCACACTCCGGCTCTCCGCGTCGGACTCTCCCGCGTTGGGCGCGCTCCTGCGGCGCGCGGAGGCAGGGGAGGTGCTGTACCTCGTTCCTCCAGGACTGGAAGGAGGGGACGTCCTCGTGCGCGAGGGCCCCCTTCCGCCCAGTACCGGAGGGCCGTGAGGCTCACGGCGCGGGTGCGGAGCTGCCTTCCGTGTCCTGTTCCAGCGCCATGCGGAGCGCCTTCTCTCCATCCCGGGCGATGGGCTCGCCGTGGGCGAAGCAGACGGCGTCCACGGGCAGTTGATCGAGCACACGCTGCACGCTCAGCCGGGTGCGCCCCGGCTCGTCCTGGTACTCGCCCGGAACGAACTCCGGAGGGCCATTGCTGGGCCGGGTGAGCAGATCGGAGATGAAGACGACCCCGCGTGGGCTCTGCTGCATCCAGAGCGTGAACATCGAGTAGGCAGGGCCCGGTGTGTGCAGGGCGCTCAGTCCCCCGGGGAGCGTGTCGCCGTTGGTATAGATGTTGTCGGCGTCTTCTTCGAGGCCGTGCGCATTTTCAGGCGCCCACACAGGGACGTTGAAGCGCTTGCGGAGCTTCCAAGCGGAGCGCTGATGGTTGCCCGCGGTGAGCACGATGGCCGTGATGCTGCCCAGCGGACGCAAGAGGCTCTCATCGATGGGCAGCGGATCGATGAGGATGACGGCCCCATCTCGGTCCACCACTGCGTAGGCGTCACTGCGAGCGCCAATGCGGTCGTCCTGGACGTGCCAGTTGTAGACCCCTGGGACGACTTCTTTCAGGCTTCGCGCCTTGGCCTTGGGTTCACTCATGTTTTCCAAGGTGTGCACGGGCAGGCCGGGCGGAGGGCCCTGCCGCCAGGCTCCTTGCCCTCCAGTCTGGCGGGCTGAAGCCCGTGCAGGGCCCCGAGGAGGACTCGCTTCCATCTTCCTCGGGTGCAGGGGAGGAAGGACATGCTCTCGGGTCTGACGGCGGCACGTCCGCTCGTGCTCTATGACGGAGGTTGCGGCTTCTGTAAGCGATGGATCGCGCGCTGGAGCGCGCAGACCCGAGGTCGGGTGCGTTTTCTGCCGGCGAGCCCATGGCGGCTCCGGCTGCTGGGCATCCGGCGGAAAGATGCCCGGCGCGCGATGCAGCTCCTCGCGCCCTCGGGAGAGATTTCTCAGGGGGCCCAGGCCGTCTTCCGCATGCTTCTCTCCTCGACGCGCCGTGGGACGCGGTGGGCGGCCCGGGTGGGGCTGCTTCCGGGAGTGCGGACGGTAGCAGAGGGCGTGTACCGCGCCGTCTCCAGGCACCGCGTCCTCGCGGCGCGTGTGGATACGCTCCTCGTGGGTCGGCGCTATGTGGGCCCTGCTGGGCACCGAGGAGCGCGCTGGCTGTTTCTGCGCCTGCTGGGAGTGACCTTCCTCATTGCCTTCACCTCGTTGGGTCGGCAGGTGCTCGGCCTGTATGGCGCGCGGGGCATCCGCCCGATGCACGAGGGCTTCCGCTCGGAACGTCTCCGGAGCCTGGGCACCCAGCGCTTTCTCCAGGTACCGTCCGTGTTCTGGCTGGGCGCGTCCGACGCGGCCCTGGTGCGCGGGTGCCGTGTGGGCCAGGGGCTGTCGGTGGCGCTGATGCTCAATGTGGCACCGCAACTCTCCGCGGCCCTGCTCTGGGGGCTGTACCTGTCCTATGTGTCGGCCGGGCGGGACTTTCTCTCCTTCCAGTGGGATGCCCTGTTGCTGGAGATGGGGTTGCTGGGCGTGCTGGCGGCTCCTGTCGGCCTCCGGCCTGGGTGGGGACGGAGGGATGCTTCGGCCGTGGAGGTGGCGCTCTTTCGCGTGCTCCTCTTCCGGCTCTATCTCGGCTCCGGGCTCAGCAAGCTCCAATCGGGTGACCGTGCCTGGCGTGAGCTGACGGCCTGCCAGCACCATCATGAGACGTCGCCCCTGCCCACACGGGGCGGGTGGTATGCCCACCACCTGCCCGTGAGGGCCCAGAAGTTCTCCACCGCCGCGGTGCTGGCATCCGAGACAGCGCTGCCGCTGCTCATCTTCGCCCCCAGGCGCTTGCGGCAACTTGCTTTCGGGCTCTTCAGCCTCCTGCAGGCGGGCATTGCCGCCACGGGCAACTACGGCTTCTTCAACCTCCAATCGTTCGTGCTGGGGGTATGGCTCCTGGACGATGAGGCCCTCTCGCGCCTCGTGCCCCGTCTTCCTCGACGCCCCGCTCCCTCTGCGGCGCTCGGCTGCTCGCTGGTGAAGGGGGCGCTTGCCTTGCCAGTCTTCGCCTTGGGAGTGAGCGAGCTGATGTCCCGGTTCACCCCCTCCCAGCGAGCCCCCGAGGTGCTGGAGCGCTTGCACGAGTGGGCCCGGCCTTTCCGCTCGGTGAACGCCTACGGCCTCTTCAGCGTGATGACCGTTGACCGGCCAGAGATTTCTATTGAGGGCTCCGAAGACGGGGAGACGTGGCGCGAGTACCCGTTTCGCTACAAGGTCTCCCAGGTGGAAAGGCCGCCTCGGCAAGTGGCCCCGCACCAGCCGCGCCTGGACTGGCAGATGTGGTTCGCGGCCCTGGGGTCTCCTCCGGTCTGGTTCATGTCCCTGCTGGTCCGGTTGCTGGAGGGCTCGCCGGACGTGCTGGCCCTCTTTGCGGGCAACCCGTTTCCCCAGCAGCCGCCGCGCTCTGTGCGCGCGGTGCTGTACGGCTACCGGATGACGGACCTGGCCACCCAGCGGAGCACGGGAGCGTGGTGGAAGCGGGAGCTGCGGGGGCTCTATGTCCCTCCGGTCTCCCTGGGGGAGGGGGCCCGTTCGGGGGGAGGCCCCTTGCTCCAGTGGTCCACGGGCGTGTGATGTGGCCCGTCGGCTGAACGCGCCTGGGATCCCCCGCCTCCCCAGCATGGCAACGCGCCTGGGGGGGCGTTGCTTCCTGCAACGATGTCGAGCCGCCTTCCGAGAGACTCCCCTGGAACGGGCAGAGGCACGTGCATTGCTAATGACTCTTGCGGCAGGCCCGTGCCGGCGATGAAGCCCTGGAGAGCGCCTGCCTGGAGGCGCAATGTCGATGAAGGCGTGGATGACGGTGGTGATGTTCTCGGTGGGCTCCCTGGCTGCGTGTGGCCCCTCGGAGGAACTGGAGCAGGCACGTGGGGAGGTGGAGACGCTGCGCAAGGAGAACGCGACGCTCAAGACGAGGGCGGGCGAGCTGGAGGGCACCCTCAAGAAGGCCACGCAGGAGCGTGATCAGCTGAAGGCCGTCGTGGGTCGGCTCCCGGCCGCGCCTGCGCCTGCCGCCACTCCCACTCCCGCCAATCCGGTCCCGGTGAAGAAAGGCAGCGCCACGGCCCGGAAGTAGTGCCCCCCCATGAGGAAACGGACCATGAAGGCGTGGATGGCAGCTGGGGGACTGGTGCTGGGCACCTTGTGCGCATGCGGCCCCTCGAAGGAACTGCGGCAAGTGCGCTCCGAGGCAAAGTCGCTCCGCGAGGAGGCGAGCACGCTGCGGGCAGAGACACGTGTGCTGCGCGCGGAAAACTCTACTTTGAAATCAAAGGTCCGGACGTTGGAGGACGATCTTGAGGAGTTGACGCGCGAGCGTGATGAGCTGAAGCTTGCGGCACAAAAACCGGCCCCGGCACCCTCCAAGAAAGCAGGCCGCAAGTAAGTCATTGGGGCCTGGCGGTTTGTATTCATGTCGAGCGTATTTCCTTGGCTCTCCATTCGATGGTTGCTGTTTCTGGCCGGAGGGCTGTTGGGAGCGTGCGGTCCGACGCCCGAGTCCCTGACGATTCTGGGCCCTGAGGAGCGCCAGCTGCGGGAGCCGGGCCAGTCGGTCCGGCTGGAGTATGAAGCGAAGGACTCCCAGGGGCGCCGGTTGGCGGAGCCCCGGCTGCACTGGTCCAGCTCCTCTCCGGAGGTCGCCACCGTGGAGAAGGGGGTGGTGATCGCCCGGAAGACGGGCCAGGCCGTCATCGAGGTGTCCGGAGGCAGGGCCCGCGCCTCCACGCGCTTCGTGGTGACCATCCCTGGGCGGTTGGCGCTGCGCGCCGGGGAGCAGGAGTTCATCGAGATTGGCCGCCCGGAGCGGCTCTTCGCCACCGTCCTGGATGAGCTGGGCAAGCGCATGCGGGATGCGTCCCCCGAGTGGCGCAGCCAGGACGAGAGCATTGCCCGCATCGAAGAGGGACGGATCATCGGCGTCGGGCCTGGAACGGTGAAGCTGTCCGCCACGGTCGGTCACCTGAGCCAGGAACTGACCGTGAACGTCGTTCCCGCGTTCATCCGGCTGGCCGTCGAGCCGTCCCGTCACGTCTTCACCAAGCGCGGGCAGGGGATTCAGTTCCGGGCTCGCGCGCTCGACAGCCGGGGGAGGACCGTGGAGGGCGTGCCCATCCACTGGTTCTCCTCGGATGCCTCCGTCGTCCAGGTCTCTTCCGCGGGGTACGTGACGGCCGTGGGCCCTGGGCGTGCCCTGGTGACGCTCTCGGCGGGCCGCAGGGTAGGAGCCGCCGAGGTGATTGTTCCCTGAGCCGGGGGGGACGGCGCCGGTGACCGCGGTGCCCCCTCCCGGGAGGGAGGAAGGCACCGCACGAGCGCCGGGAGCGCCCTGTCTTCTACGGCTTTGGGGCTGGCTTCGCGGGAGGCGGGGCAGACTTCGCCGGTGGAGGGGCTTCCTTGGCACCCTTCTTCCGGGGCCCCTTGACCGCGGGCTCTTCCGGGCAACGAGGCTCGCCTGCGGCGGGAGGCGGCAGCACGGTGAACTCGACGCGCCGGTTGAGGGCCATGCCCTCCTCGTTCTTGTTGTCCGCCACGGGGCGGCTCCGGCCGAAACCCTGGGAGCACAGCCGCTCGGACTCCACGCCGCTCTCCTCGAGGTAGACGCGGATGCTGGCTGCACGGCGCTTGGACAGCTCCAGGTTGTACTCGTCGCTGGAGCGCGAGTCGGTGTGCCCTTCGACGAGGAGGCGTTTGATCTCCGGATGCGTCTTCAGCATCTGGGAGACCTCCTCCAGGATGGGCCAGGACTCGGACAGGAGGATGTCCTGGTCGGTGGCGAAGTTGATGGGCTCCAGGATGAGGATCTTGTTGCCCTGGATGCGGGCCAGTGGGCAGCCGTTCTTGCCGGTGGGTCCCGCGGGAACATCCGGGCACCGGTCGTCCTCGTTCGCGACGCCGTCCTGATCGTTGTCCCGGATGGGGCAGCCCGAGCGCGCGGCGGTGCCCACCTCGGACGGGCAGGCATCGATGTCGTCGGTGACGCCATCGCCATCGGAGTCCCGGAGGGGACAGCCCTTGCGCGACTCGGGGCCGGCCTCGTCCGGGCAAGAGTCGACGTCATCGTTGACGCCGTCCCCGTCGCTGTCCTTGGGAGGCTCCTTGAAGCGCTCGATGGCCGCGTACTCGGACATGACGGCGGGCACCCAGATGACGGACGTGA encodes the following:
- a CDS encoding lipase maturation factor family protein — its product is MLSGLTAARPLVLYDGGCGFCKRWIARWSAQTRGRVRFLPASPWRLRLLGIRRKDARRAMQLLAPSGEISQGAQAVFRMLLSSTRRGTRWAARVGLLPGVRTVAEGVYRAVSRHRVLAARVDTLLVGRRYVGPAGHRGARWLFLRLLGVTFLIAFTSLGRQVLGLYGARGIRPMHEGFRSERLRSLGTQRFLQVPSVFWLGASDAALVRGCRVGQGLSVALMLNVAPQLSAALLWGLYLSYVSAGRDFLSFQWDALLLEMGLLGVLAAPVGLRPGWGRRDASAVEVALFRVLLFRLYLGSGLSKLQSGDRAWRELTACQHHHETSPLPTRGGWYAHHLPVRAQKFSTAAVLASETALPLLIFAPRRLRQLAFGLFSLLQAGIAATGNYGFFNLQSFVLGVWLLDDEALSRLVPRLPRRPAPSAALGCSLVKGALALPVFALGVSELMSRFTPSQRAPEVLERLHEWARPFRSVNAYGLFSVMTVDRPEISIEGSEDGETWREYPFRYKVSQVERPPRQVAPHQPRLDWQMWFAALGSPPVWFMSLLVRLLEGSPDVLALFAGNPFPQQPPRSVRAVLYGYRMTDLATQRSTGAWWKRELRGLYVPPVSLGEGARSGGGPLLQWSTGV
- a CDS encoding Ig-like domain-containing protein, whose protein sequence is MSSVFPWLSIRWLLFLAGGLLGACGPTPESLTILGPEERQLREPGQSVRLEYEAKDSQGRRLAEPRLHWSSSSPEVATVEKGVVIARKTGQAVIEVSGGRARASTRFVVTIPGRLALRAGEQEFIEIGRPERLFATVLDELGKRMRDASPEWRSQDESIARIEEGRIIGVGPGTVKLSATVGHLSQELTVNVVPAFIRLAVEPSRHVFTKRGQGIQFRARALDSRGRTVEGVPIHWFSSDASVVQVSSAGYVTAVGPGRALVTLSAGRRVGAAEVIVP
- a CDS encoding carbohydrate binding domain-containing protein; amino-acid sequence: MMRLKQWVLLALAAATLPAVPAWGQPAAAHVYHNHMPNFWAYYDVTQYAATPVGGPIRYTYDGQVINLKKSPPSNYTYFLPSGAPMPHDDLVTYYSHHAKTGAYLYWPPAVAQDMRTNASTGQVHVTMSGAVVNNVHDLSTLKNVSGYDNTSWGSPWKDKYNSLRTPAGHRTLDLIHFTGHHSMGPLVGPEYFLKDLIYQSTTLAQPYFLGGDFQSSKGFFPTELGFSERLIPTLAKLGIQWSVIGDNHFSRTLRDYPFLNDPGTDTLVSPPNRADFQNTSNVGSWVSLGMAHEQQVIRNKYPFASTPHWVRYVDPATGAESRVVGIPVNQNGSWLEGWEGEATVDVVNLKTFEGLVPQRQFFVIAHDGDNSGGRAGSESTWYNGRSVTCSAGVQCMGISEYLTAHLPVSSDVVHVQDGSWVDTRDSSSDPQWHHWKLPPGIWKGQFPAFNSATGLNLAPKTNLSGIQEGMTVSLEHGWHYLERNFALLQAALNYAKTAEQIWLDAHPNHWKPTTALDSQVTHAGNQLNPWMLSYPVKGDAANDWAGGANPAELSWYFLLPAMDSGFGYYDENQDDNVKPTLSFNQSLYFSKPYVQDRLVQDRTGPSVWWPQRWPYNPGSANTDKSEGWTLHHFSNTFAIYTYAYDVSGLSNIKVRIRTHANKLIDASDNTPKVYDPAALKAAGVPNIDTTRVSAWVDYPMTRRDLKPVINGVAWQPAYLPVMAKVPAQEIGDLYYTYLGNYRDQLLDYYIEATDSRGNITRSEIQSVYVGAGRYNLVGGKYIEDVNGSVAGTYPFLMVDTTAPSTPTGLAVATRTDRSVKLTWSASTDNVAVTDYLVFRGGTQVGTSTTTSYTDTGLTPSTAYSYTVKARDAAGNTSAASTALSVTTQAPDTTAPSAPTGLSASAVTSSSVTLSWTASTDNYGVAGYFVYRNGTQIAAPTGTGYTDSSLSPSTAYSYTVKAADAAGNTSTASAALSITTSTGNTATVYYKKGFATPYLHYRPAGGTWTSPPGTAMPDAEVTGYAKYTVNLATATQLEAVFNNGSGTWDSNNGNNYFFPTGISTFNAGVITPGGPVVDTVSPSAPSNLTAPSKTASSVTLSWAASTDDVGVTGYLIFRGSTQAGTSTGTTYTDSGLAANTAYSYTVKARDAAGNTSAASTALSVTTSSGNTVTVYYKKGFTTPYLHYRPAGGTWTSSPGVAMPDAEVTGYAKSTLNLGSATQLEAVFNNGSGTWDNNGGLNYFIPAGTHTFNAGTVTAGAPSGDVTGPSTPTGLAVSSKTSSSVSLTWNAVTDASGVVGYNVYRGGVLVGAPTTPSYTDTGLSTGTTYSYTVRARDAAGNFSASSAALSVTTSSTGATVTFTVTASTVVGQNVYLVGNLAALGGWSPAAAIALSPANYPAWSVALSLPGSTALEYKYIKKDGNGNVTWESGANRLYTTPASSSATINDTWR
- a CDS encoding MBL fold metallo-hydrolase, with the translated sequence MSEPKAKARSLKEVVPGVYNWHVQDDRIGARSDAYAVVDRDGAVILIDPLPIDESLLRPLGSITAIVLTAGNHQRSAWKLRKRFNVPVWAPENAHGLEEDADNIYTNGDTLPGGLSALHTPGPAYSMFTLWMQQSPRGVVFISDLLTRPSNGPPEFVPGEYQDEPGRTRLSVQRVLDQLPVDAVCFAHGEPIARDGEKALRMALEQDTEGSSAPAP